DNA sequence from the Neospora caninum Liverpool complete genome, chromosome VIIa genome:
ggcaatAGAGGCGCGCTTGGAGTTGGAAGAACGAATGCGCAACAGCAATCAGTCTGGTTGGGACGCGTTTAGCGACCGGAAATCGTGTAAGTGGCTTTGGGGTGGGGAACCACGGTTGGACTCCGGCGTGTGCGGTCAGCAGCGTGCAGATGGGCGCATGAGGGCAGTACCCACCGATCACATGGAGGCGCACCATTTGAATACGCAGGCTATAGGGTGATCGACTTCCTGAAAGTGCGTTAGTTAGGGAACAGAGGCGCCCGACTGTCGTGTTTGTTCCGCTCTCCGCTTGTGTTTGCAGTGGCGGTTGGCGTGTACTATGAAGATAAAAACGATTCTTGGGTTGCATGCTGCCGGGATCCCCGAACAGGAGAAGGCATCTACAAGTTCTTTCCTGTGTCGGAATGTCCGGGCGGCGACTTAGAAGCGCGTGCGAAAGCTATTGATGCCCGCATGGATATGGATGACGTGCTTGGGGCGGACGACGAGCAGTCCCTGACCCAGCTAACTGGAGAGGTTGCTCGGCGGAAACGGAAGCGGAAGATGGAGGACGAAGGGAGGGTGCTGCATGACGAGACTGGCGTGGCCGAACTGTTGAGCAAAGAAAATTATGAAGGGACGCGCGATAACGCTGGAGGGTCGGAGACCGACGTTGGAACACAGGCCATATGcccgacagagagggagcgaagTGCAACGAAGTCGTCAGGAACTACTCACGTGGGAGGGGAGCAGAGAACGGCTGCGGATGAAAGTGACGACACGCGTCTGACTGGTGTCATCTTGGGCGCTGGAGACCACGTAGATCCATGCCGGGATTTCGTTCGAATCGAACGAAGCTGCGCAGGGGGGAACGGTGGCACAGAGTTTAGACATGTCCATGAAAGTGGCGCCCATGAAACCATTGACCCGGTAAATGCGGCGGCTGACGGCAATTCTTGTCTGTCAGGAGATGTAGAGGTGAGTCCCAAAGAGAATCAtcaagaggaagaactcctcgatgaagagggagatgaCGGAGATTCTCTTACACAGATACACGCTGTCGAGGAACCATCATCAGGGCGTCAAGCAGACAAGACAAGGCAAAGACCAACGCAGCACGCACGGGGCCTCCCGACAGCAAACCTGCGGGCGACGTCGTTGGACCCCTCACCTTAACGGAATGTGGTGCTACCACGAACGCGAAGCCCGAGGTATGAAGACGTGTTCTAGTGTGAAGAGTCCCCTCAAGTTAGCCGCGCAGCTGTGGAATGAATGCCACAGCTAGCCCTTTACGTGGCTTCGGTTGGTCTCTCCACTTCAAACGTCGAACTGCTCTGCTTCGAACTAGAGAAGCAAGAGGTGCGGAAATGAACTGAGAAGACCAAGAAAAGCTCTTAACATTTGGGTCAAGTATGCTTTCGCCATTAAGAGCCGTGCTGGGGGCACAAACCGTTAAATTTGGTTTTGTAGGTGGAGACCCGCTGGAGACAGATGTCAGGAGCGCGGCCGAGGGTCGCATTCAGTATAAATGATCTCGGGGATCCGGCGATGGCATCTGTCGTGCGGGAAAGCTCTCATTGGCAACAGCCATTGCCGTGCGAAGTTGGAGACGAGGGATTTGATCGCGAGGCACCTGCAACACAGAACAGCTGAAGCGGCACACAGGGCTTGCTAATGAGCGGCTGCTATCCGAGCGTCAGGAACAAGCAGTCCGGCTGAGAACAAGGCGCCAAAAATCCAGTAACCCGGCTTTCTGTTGCACCTTCACTTCTCACAGATCCCGTCGGGCACAGCGTTGTAATTTTTAGTCTGTTGACTGTAAAAGAAGATAATGACACCCCAGCGAAACGTCGGCGGTCGGTCCAGGATCGAGAAATATTGCTGAACAACAACAGCATGGTGGTATATTGGATCAGGAAGGGCCCAAAGAGAAATGCCAGGCAAACACGAAGCGCCTTCGGATAAGCGTTACGAGAGTGCCAGTGCCGGGCACACGACGTACAGGCAGTTCTGGCTTTTCGACCGCTTTCGATTGGCGGTGGTAACTGCGTGACATGTCACAGTGTCCGATCTGTGCCGTACGCGACGGACACGCATCACGCGTCCCCCATTTGCCCATGGATGAATCGAAGTGTCGTCACCATGAGTCTTCGCTTGATACTGTGGGTCTTGTGGCAGTAGGCAGTCCCGGGCTCATGACTTTGCCTGCAGTCGCATTCGCTATGGACCATTCTTTGCTGGTAGTCGCATTTGTCAGTGCCTTAACTGGGTGAAGATTCAGACACCCGTGCTTTTAACTCCGTTGGGCCACCGACCAGTTTTTGAAGTGGTGAAGCACGCTTGCGGCTTTGTCAACAGAACTTGCGAGCGACTACCCCTGCATGCGGTAGGTTGGCTAGCTCTGTACGTGGCTTTAGTTAACACCAGCGATGCCGACACAGATGCAAGTTGCCTGTAAACGATAGTAAGAGACTCGCAGAAACGGAACAGATGCTGCATATTTTAGAGAGGTTGCCGCGAGCTGGATCGACTGTTCGGTTCTTTGAATATGAGTTGCTTACAACGGTTCGGTTTTGCAGCGTGCGTTGCGCAGAAGCAGGGTACTTCTACTTGACGCCCTCTCTAATCCAGGTTCGTCAAAGTTGGAACAGGAAGGCGGCAATAGGGTGCCCGGTAGTTTtgcccttcttcctcacgtGTGGCAAGCACCAGGTATGGTCGGACAGAAACATCTTCCGAAACGAAGCAGCACTTCCATCCTTTGCTGCCTGATGGACTGCCATTTTTCAGCATCTGGATATACCACTAGGAACCCGTCAGGTGCCCACAAAACTATCAAGAAGTGTAAAAAGGTTTCTGCAACACCTGTTTTAGTGGCTGGTAGGAGGCAAAACCAGTCTTGCTTTCTTGACTCCGCGCGAGAGGTAATACAGGCAGCAGTTGGAAGCGCGATCTTTTGCGTCAGAGTGAAGATAGCCGATCAACTCCCACGCTCGGAGATAATCACCTGAGCAGAGGTTTGAGTCGCAGCATAGGAAACGGATGTCTAAACGCCTCCCTCAAAGATACTAAATTGAATTCCCATAATATCTACAGCCTCTAGTGGTTGTTTGGGGCAGTTGTATTCAGACGTCCCGTGTGGGTCGACAGCAGCGACTTCAGCGAACGAGGAAACGTGCATTGTATTCCCCGTTGTGTTACAGCGTCAACAAAGTCTCCTCCGAACGTaccagagacggaaagggaagCATCTTTTTTGGCAAAAAGGGTAATTAACGCCTCTGCACATACGACGAAAGTACTACCACATCGCAGCTGCGTTGCTACAATCGCTACCTATCTTTTTGGTAGGTGCGTGCGTTCGTCCCAACGGTTTCCGTACTACCAGCGCTGCGGAACAGCACGAAAAGCACAGGCGCACAAATCTAAGCAGTGTTGGTGATCAGGCAGATCGATAGACTGTGAGTAGCGGAGATAGGACAGAGGCAAGCCAAAACGACACCGAGCAAGAAAACTGAGACTTCCTCGGTTGTCTAACGTTGTTCAGACCTGGGGCAGAGGAGATGGGATCGTCTAAGTCGCAGCTTCGTCGTCATGATTTTTTTGTTGACTTTGAGGAAAATGGCCACCAAATTACTTTAGGCTTGAGGATGTTTGTATGTTACacgcgcctgctgcgccgcGATTAACTGCAAGAGCATTCCGTTAATCAGATTACCGCCAGGCCGCTAACACCTGAGAGTTCCGGATATTTGGGAAAGAGACGTCCTGCTCGGTGTAGTTGGTGTCTTGCTTTCATTTGTGTTCACGGGCGATATCTCTCGAGAACTACTGGCTCCTTGGTTCCTGCCGCGAGACAAATCCTCCACCCTTTGTCGCCCTGAAATGGCAGACAATACCTCTTCGTCGACTCCGACGTTGCTGTCATCGTCGGGCTGCTCTGCTGTTAGCGGCACCTACAAAGGCATGAGCCCAGATCCCGCCGAGAAAACAACCGGTCCTACTCTCGGTTACGGGGCTACCTGCCATTTTACGGCTccagctgcctcgctcgATCTGCCGACTGACTGGACCTTAAATGAACGACAGCTTTGCGAGGTCGAGTTGATAGTGAGCGGCGCAATGGCGCCGCTCAATGGTTTTATGGACGAACGATCTTATCGTAGGTGAGACCCTCATGTTTCAGTAGTAGTTGACGAGAGTCTTTACTGACTCCAGAAGACAAGAGATGCTTGTTCTGTGCCCCTTCCCCCACATACCGTAATTGGCTGTGACATCGCTACTGTTGTTGAAGGTGAGGAAGGGGTGACACTCTGTGCGTTTTCAAACAGTGCTCACGAAACCCACGTTTAAGCGGGAATACAACATCTAGTGTTTGGGGTTTCATGAACTGATGGAGGAAGCGGCCGCCGACATGGATGGGCCTTATCCTATCGGCAATGCAGTGCAATGATGGTAAAACAACTAACGATTTGAAACAAACAATATTCGAGAGCATCGTAACTAGTGTAGTATCGCGAAAAGAAATTGGTTACATTCGACGCCATGGTCCGTTAGTCACCTGGGTCATTGTGGAAATCGCACGGGGCTTGTGATGTGTGCTGTGCTCTTAGCGTCTGCACGGAAATGAGGCTTCCAACAGGAGAAATTTTCCCCATTCCGATTGTTCTTGCCATTCCAAAGAGCGCCAGCAAGCCCAACGTGCACTGGTTGCAGCAGCACTCGGAATGTGACAAAGATTCGTCCGACTGCCCTGCAGCCCAAGGCGCCGTGATCAAATTGCGAAACAATGTGAGGGTTGATGACTATTTCTTTGCATAGTTTGCCATATCATTGCTCAGTGTGAAGCAAGCAGCGGGGATCAGGCATTCCGTACGACATCTGAGCAGGAAAATGAGAGGAACTCTTTCTGCTACGTAACAACAGTCGCCAGTTGGTGAGGCAAGCTCCGCGTTCCATAGGGGGGAGATTGCTCGTCATTTGCTCCTAGGCGACACACTGATGGCTGCACAGCCCTGGATGAGACTAGCTTTTTTCGACACTGCCAGATGTATTGCGTTGCTTGGCTTTATTCAGGTCGGGACGGTGATTGCGGAGCTGAAAGTTGCTTCTGTTTTTGAACCTAATCTGCAGTGGGAACAAGAGCTGGTGTTGGGCACGACGGACACGAATCACCCTTACGTAGAATATATGAACACCAACTACAAAGACTGTGTGTACGTTGGTGGTGACCTTGTTCCAAAAGCGCCTATCGAGCATTTTGACTACGAACGATATAGGCTTTCTCCTGCCCACGCCAAGGCAGAGATCAAGAAAAGAAACTGGGAAGCCGTAGTAGGATTTCAAACAAGGAATCCCATGCACCGGTCTCATTACGAGTTAACCAAGTTTGCACTGGCGAAAGTTCAGGCAGAACTATCGAAACAACCCCACCTTCTGCTCACGCCAGCCGTTGGGCCTACGCAACCAGGAGACGTCCCGTATCCTGTGAGGGTGCGTTGTTACGAAAAAATTCTAAAATATTATGGAGAGGATGAGGTGATGATGGCGCTGATCCCCATTCCCATGAGGATGGCTGGGCCACGAGAGTGTGTATGGCATGCTCTCATCCGGAAGAATTTTGGATGCACGCACTTCATCGTAGGCCGTGACCATGCTGGCCCGAGCACGCTCACAAAAGATGGGTAAGCGCCACGTGAAGCCACGTGAATGTTTCAAGTACGCACGTTTAACAAGTGCGTATACTGCACCGTCGGGAAGGTTGTAGGATAGTATCAGCGAGCGAGGCTGGGGAACAAGTTGGGCTGAGAGCTCGGGTGTATACGTGAGGTCCGTGAGCAAATTATCATAGCATGCTGCAACACACTATCTCTGTATGTGCCCTGGGCTGGATGTGTCAGCATGGTTCGCTCTCAAACACGACAGTCATACTGACCGTCGAGTTTGTGTCACTTTATCTCATATCATCTCCACGCTCTAACGAGGCCGTCCGATGATTCCGAAGAAAATTGCCATGTATCTGTCAGTGAGCGCGAGCTGTGGATCGTACTGGTGCCCCTTATATTTACGGAGGATCGTAATTTCTGTGCACAGGCCGTTGCGCTCTAACAACTCTTCATTGCTGCACTAATCCACCAGTTGATCTTTGTCCATGTGGGATACAGAAAAAAATTCTACGACCCGTACGAGGCGCACAGACTACTGGCAACCGTTGCGGCAGATTTGGGAATTGTTCCGGTTTTTGGTACGTTGGATGTATTGGCTCTCCATCGCGAATGAACATTAAGACGATAATGTACGCATCCCCACCTCTCGATCTGTCTCCTGTACCTCACATTTGACAGTTCTGCTGGCAGCAGATTTTGCTTCCGGTTATTCCCGTTATTTAGGAGACTGTCGGCCTGATGTACCTCATTGGTATGGAGTCCACGGGTTAACAAATAATTTATGCGATTTGTTTGGTGTCCAACATGCTCGCCGTCGAAGCCGCACAGCCTGTTTCAGCTGGCGGATATGTGTCCTCCACAAAACGTGTTTCTGGGTGCAAATCACGTGCTCTCAGGCCACGAGATGGTTTACCTtggggaagggaaaggctACTGTTCGGCTAATGCAGtcacggaagaggaaaaaggttTCATGAAGACCATATCGGGAACACAATTGCGGCGGTTGTtagaggagaggaaaaacatcCCCACCtggttttctttccccgAAGTGGTGGATGAACTCAGAAAATTTTACAAGCCAAACTACCAACGAGGGCTCTGCATCTATTTCACGGGACTTCCCTGCTCAGGTGAGAAGCTCCCTCCATTCTGTACCAcctcgcctcgtccttgCACAGTCAAGCATGAGGCCTTGGTTACCGGCGGTACGCCAGCACGTCACTGGCGATTTCACTTTCCTTTCCCTGGCATATCGCCTAGGCTCATACAGTTTGGCGTACAAGTTCCCGGCGTTGTGACGTATCGAAGGTTAGGGGGACGTAATACTTTAAGACAACATAGTGTAGCTTTCGGAGCAAGAGGTGCAGAGTTGCCCCAGGCCTCTTTTGCGGGTACAGCGACGTGAGTGCGAGAGACGTTGATGCTCTGATTTGGCCAGATTTCCCCTTTTTGGAGCCACGTTCACAGGTAAATTTGAGATGAGTTCCTCTCGCTAACGATTACTTGATTTCCCTTCGAACATGAAAAGCGGTAGTGTGACACATCGTGGAACTTTCCAGGAAAGAGCACCTTGGCGCAGGCTCTGGAAGCCGTGCtctcggagagagaagaagagacaagacgtATAACTCTTTTGGACGCGGACGTCGTCCGCCAGCATCTCTCCAGAGGATTAGGCTTCTCAAGGGAAGACAGGAGGTAAGGCATTCTTTTTCCTACTTTCTGTTTAAGTCATCGTCGCTTGAGATGAGTTCCTACGCTCACACCTCAAATCACAGACACGGTGACTCTTCATGTAGGCACGGATCATCCGCCTTCCCGAGGGAGATGTTATGCATTTTCTTCGTCTCATGGCACCGTGTCTACCTCCGGCGCAGCGTGCGCCAGCACCGCCTTTCAGCTACTAGGATCTAAGTCTACCCTCGGCTGTCGAAGTCATGGTACACTGGGCATTCAGCTGTCGTTGACTGGAAGAAATAAACAATCTCATAGAACAGCCTTGCGTCGTGCAGACACGATGTGTTACACGAGAAGCTTCGTAACTCTCAGCACATTCACCTAGTATTCTAGCTAGTGCTTATCTAATTCCAGTTTTGTATCGAATTACTGCAGTCAACCCGGGTCTGCCAGTGGAGCGACTGTCAACTGCACTACTTATCTGCatgtctctttgtctcagTACAAACGTGCGGCGAATAGGCTACATTGCCTCCGAAATCGCGAAACATGGAGGAATATGTCTGGTGGCGAACATTGCGCCTTACGCTGTAGACCGGGATTTCAATCGGAATCTAATCACATCAACAGGTGGCCAGTACATAGAGGTCTACGTCAGCACTCCTTTGAGTGTCTGCGAGCAAAGAGATGTAAAAGAATTGTACAAGAAGGCACGGCAAGGAATTATTAAACAGTTTACGGGAATATCCGACCCGTATGAACCTCCGAGGAATGCAGAAGTTGTGATTGATTCTAGCTCAAACCTGAAGGAGAAAATAGGCATGATAGTGAAGTTTCTCACCGAGAAAGAATTTGTTCTTCCTAGGGGTATGCCAGCATGAGAGCGGTGATTATAAAAAGAATGCATACGCCTTCACGGTAGACGCAACGAATTTTGTTCTTTCCTCATGCTGAAGTTGGTTATGACGACAGTTGAACAACCGGCGAGTCAAACAAGGGAACACAATTTCGTTCCCGTCAGAGTATTGTGACTCGTCCAAGTCGAACCTTATACGCAATCGATATGGAGATCAGAAAAGTCCGAGCGGGAGAAGGTGGTTGCATGAGCAGTGTGACACCGCAGGCGTCCTAGCTCTCAGGGGTGATCGATTGAACCTGTTTCCGTTTTGTGTGCCTATCAGCCTGCATCTCCATCTGGGGTACACTTGCAACTGACTGTGGGAATTGGCGTCTTTGCGTCACTTTAACAATCTGACGATCCACGTCAgaggcgtcgcctgccgGACTTTCAACCTGCTTGCCATCTGCTTGTCTCACTTCGAGTCTCTATACCGTCTACCGAGTGCTGCGGATGGATGTTGCATTTCGATGTAACTAGACTGTGCCAGACGCACAGGAAGGGTGTCTTCTGACAGCCGACGAGAATCAATGTAAAAACTGAACCACGATCCGAGATCGTGATTGAAGGCACATACTGCAACAGCGCTGAACCCGGTTCTTGTGGTGTCGCGCACATCCGTCATAGGCGTCTCCGGTGTTCATAGCATTGCCCTGACTGGTCAGGCCTATTCGGTAGAGAGCCCTGCCACAGCATATCCAAAAAGAAAGCAGCCCCTTACGACCGTAGTGAGCGCTGTCCACAGTAGTAGAACACGCTTTCTAGCTACACTGAGGTTATTTTGTGCGACAGCGCgcaagaagccgagagacggCACAACAACTGTTGCCATGAACGGGCACACTGTGTCACCGGTGTCCGGTCAATGGTATTTGCCATACTGATGCAATAGTGACCCAATTTACGGCCATAATGCTAATAAGCAAGAAAACATTGGTATAACGTCAAAGTGGAGTCCTGGCGGCTCCACTGGGGAACGCCTTCCTCGGCACATGTGGGGAAGAGCCTGTGCGTTCGAGGTCCATGGCATATTTCGATTGAGGACGCCCCACTTGGTTCAGAGCCTTGGACAATACATCTGTGAAAAGTCTCTTTCAGCTGTTACGCACCGGTTGTGTAGTTGTTGTCTGGGGACTGCGAGACggagggggagggggggcCAGGCAAGAGGCGTTACGCGAATTTGTAGGGACCCGAACTCTTGCGCTTGCGCGACCCCAATCGTGCCTCAGAATGGTAAGAAGAAATATTTTTCGTACATCCAGAGCTACGGACCGCTGCACTGAGCACAAACGCGGTGATGCTGGTTCTGCGTGTCTTCGCGTGGTGCGTAGCTGCTGGCTGGCTGGAAACCGTCCTCGTCTTGACAGCTTGGAGATTGACTTCCGTTTGAGCCTGACAAACTATCGGACAGCATTTCAATCCTCTTGCTCGGGACATGTGCGTTGAAGCTTAAAGGGGGACTTAGCCTCGacttttttttcgtgtgcTCTCGCCGTTTGCTTCGAGCACCGTGACGCCTTCCCCtaaacaagagagaagaaactgaGTCTTGACACGCGTGGGCTAAGTTCATTGCAATTTTTGTTTCCGAGACGCGGGTTAGACTGCTGTTTCAATAATTTAGTGTGTATCTGTAACGCTTGTTGGGTCTGTGGAAAGACATGCAAAAGAGTCTTCTCAGAGTTTGTCGCCTGGGGATGTAAGACCTGATACAAGCATATGGATGTGACTAAACACAAGTGAAGAGTGGCTCTCCGCGTTGCTTTGGAATCTAAAGGATGGATAGTCGGCTAGTCGGCCTCTTCTTAGCTTCCTTCTTGCGGTATGCCTGCCTTTCGGTACTGTGAAGAACGCTACCGTTTTCTCGATCGTGACAAACTTGTCCTGCGTTTGGTCTGTTTTTGTGGTTGCGAACACATACCGCACTGGTCGTTTTGGCAGTGGTTAGAGTCGGATGGAAGCTCGTCGAGGAAAGATGGATTCGTCTGAAGTGCGCTAGCATCCCTAAATCCTTGTTGCCAGTAGGTCTACTCCGCCACCGTAAACATTTGTGTTTTCTCGGTAGGCGGAACATGCGCAGACCCATATTTGCGCGCCAGAACTTGTGGGTGCGAGCTTTGGCACAACGCGTATGGTGATTGCTGGTCGTGTTTCTCTGATCGGGTAGGTAGGCACAAAAAGGGTCTAGGTACTGGTGTCCGAGTGTCAGGAGGCCCACAGTGGGAAGACTGAAAATTGAAAGTAGCTCTTATCGCTGGTCACAACCTATGCTCTGTGTCGGAGCAGTCGTCGTCGAGGGAGCTGACCGGACCTGGATGTGATTTTGACGCGCCACTTTTCGTACAACAGAAGAGGACAATTGCCACTTTTTCCCCACAAGGGCTCATCTGCTGTCACTTTTTCTGGTGAGGCACTCGGTCGGTTACTCGGAGACCACGTTCAGATGCAAGTTCTTTGTGGGCGTCCGGAGATGAGGACGCCACAGGAGTTGGGCGGCAGCAATGTGAAACAGTACACGTctggaaacaaagagaggagacagaaaaaagggaacagaGAGCCAAAGGGCCACACGTGGAACAAGAGCAGAAAAAGTGATTGCAGCCCCATGTCGTAGGGATGTTTACCACGCTTGGTTTTGTTGTCGTCAGCTGGTTGTCCACTCAGCTGTTAGTCCCCGGTTTTCGACCGCATAATGCCCTTCCCCGCTTTCGTTTGCTGACAATCATTCGGAAGACGTTTTTGGTTGTTGTGGCGTAGGGCACTGTAGAGGCAATTAAAATGCAAGGAGCCGCACACTGCACTGAATATGCAGAGGGAGCTTGAACACAGTAACGAAGCTTATCTTAGAGACTTCGCCCCCGCGTGCCGCAGCGCCGGTAGCGATTTGGGACCGTCTGCAACTGGGTGAAGGCGTGTTTGTCCTGAGCGCGGTTTGGCACCAGCCAAGTCGACTTTAGTCCGTCAGGATCTGAACGCCATAGTTGGGgcgttgtttcttctcccagtAAAAGCATAGATACCATGCCAAACCTGGATGTGAGCTAATACCAGGAAACATGGGAATGCGATAGCTGCCATGTGAGGCAGTTCTCAAAGTTTAAGTTCTGGCCGATTTTTTTTGTGAGCAGATCCACTCCTGCCGCACGGTTACAAGTATATGTGGAGCTTTAACTTGATACCGGTGCGACAGATTTCAAGCGGGCAGTGTCTTACATTGAATCATAAGGGAACAGTTGGTTTGGTGTGGTTGTGTGAACCACAAACGCTCCCCAAAAGCTAGCGCTTTTGAATCACTCGACTTCGGTAATGAAGGATACCAGCAAAAGAAGGGGAATCTCTTTTGTGGGGTTCGCAGGTTCTTTTCTGCATCATTAACTTAGATGGCAGCAGAACAGAGAGCTCGCACTAACGCGTGGCGTCTGTAAGCCTGCGACATCGAGGGGAGGTTCAACCAAGCGCTGCAACTCCTAGCAGAGTGCGTTGTAGGCAATGAGGGAGTGAAAGAGATCAACCGCTAGCTCTGATCTGAACTACAAGGAAAATCACCATCTGCACGAATTGAGATGCAGTGGGCAAAGTCATCTACTATACAATTACCCTCGGTCGTACTACCTGCGTCTCTGAAGACACATATGCTTGACGCGTGCACACCTCGATGGAATGTCAAGCTCTGAACTAGCAGTTCGCATATTCCTTTCGTGTATCACCGGTGATTTTGCCGGTGATAGGCAAGGACTCATGCGAGAGTACCGCGTCCATGTCGCTAACGGGATTTGACTGTGAGTTCGCCAAAACCTGTAAAACTCTCGTCCGTTCTGATTACCAAAGAATCTTTGTCCAAGTAGCTGCCTCTCACTTCAATTCTCTGCATCAACATCTTTTGAAAAGGCTGTGCTGTGGAAACCGTTCAACTGTAGGCTGCTGTGGCAATATTG
Encoded proteins:
- a CDS encoding putative bifunctional SAT/APS kinase 2, related is translated as MADNTSSSTPTLLSSSGCSAVSGTYKGMSPDPAEKTTGPTLGYGATCHFTAPAASLDLPTDWTLNERQLCEVELIVSGAMAPLNGFMDERSYRSVCTEMRLPTGEIFPIPIVLAIPKSASKPNVHWLQQHSECDKDSSDCPAAQGAVIKLRNNVGTVIAELKVASVFEPNLQWEQELVLGTTDTNHPYVEYMNTNYKDCVYVGGDLVPKAPIEHFDYERYRLSPAHAKAEIKKRNWEAVVGFQTRNPMHRSHYELTKFALAKVQAELSKQPHLLLTPAVGPTQPGDVPYPVRVRCYEKILKYYGEDEVMMALIPIPMRMAGPRECVWHALIRKNFGCTHFIVGRDHAGPSTLTKDGKKFYDPYEAHRLLATVAADLGIVPVFGHEMVYLGEGKGYCSANAVTEEEKGFMKTISGTQLRRLLEERKNIPTWFSFPEVVDELRKFYKPNYQRGLCIYFTGLPCSGKSTLAQALEAVLSEREEETRRITLLDADVVRQHLSRGLGFSREDRSTNVRRIGYIASEIAKHGGICLVANIAPYAVDRDFNRNLITSTGGQYIEVYVSTPLSVCEQRDVKELYKKARQGIIKQFTGISDPYEPPRNAEVVIDSSSNLKEKIGMIVKFLTEKEFVLPRGMPA